A stretch of Palaemon carinicauda isolate YSFRI2023 chromosome 36, ASM3689809v2, whole genome shotgun sequence DNA encodes these proteins:
- the LOC137628372 gene encoding pupal cuticle protein Edg-78E-like, with protein MNRLLFLACLVALVAADVYNAHIPILKDDRTQNSYGEYTFDFETGNGIKRQEAGRQGYGQETNGGWSYTAPEGIPISLTFEAGPQGYVPVGAHLPVGPTPPPLPYQRTGN; from the exons CTCGCTTGCCTGGTGGCCcttgttgctgctgatgtctacaaTGCCCACATCCCAATCCTTAAGGACGACCGGACCCAGAACTCCTACGGGGAGTACACCTTCGATTTCGAGACTGGCAACGGCATCAAGAGACAGGAAGCTGGTAGACAGGGTTATGGACAGGAGACCAATGGGGGTTGGAG CTACACCGCTCCAGAAGGAATCCCCATTTCCCTGACGTTTGAAGCTGGTCCCCAAGGATATGTGCCCGTTGGTGCCCACCTTCCAGTTGGTCCTACCCCTCCCCCACTGCCCTACCAACGCACAGGAAACTAA